A region of the Thioploca ingrica genome:
CGATTCACGGCTATTCAACGCGGTCTGATTACCGAAAATCAAGATTTAACTGAAACCGAATTAGCTCGTTTTATTTTAATGTCGGGTTTTTCGACTAAGTCTGGTGTTACCCAAGTTTCCGGGCGGGGTGTTGGAATGGATGTGGTACATACCAACATTCGACAAATGAAAGGAACACTGGATCTGCTTTCGGAAACGGGTAAAGGAACCATTATCTTAATTAAATTACCCATGACTTTAGTGACAGTGCACGTATTATTAGTGCGAATTGGTAACCGAGTCTTTGGTATCACCAGCAATAACCTTGATCAGGCATTGGCACCAGGCAGCGGCGAATTTCAACTCATTGGCGAGGAAATGACTTTCAAGATGGGTAAAAACATTTATGCGCTGAAATCATTAGCCAATCTACTCAATTTACCCAGCGACCGTGAAGGTTTCGATGGTTGTGAATCTCGACCGATTGTATTAGCCCGTGAAGAAACCGGAATTACTGCCATATTGGTTGATGAACTGATTGATACCCATGACCTAGTCATGAAAAGCATGGGTAAATATGTTAAACATATCCATGGTGTCGCTGGGGCAGCCATTTTAGGTGATGGTAGTTTAATTCCGCTCCTGGACTTACCCGAATTGTTACGCTCCCCCATGCAAACGAAAATGTCTTCCTACTTAGCGGAACATTCACCCGATAAAGAGAATACGTTGGGAGCACCGGCGGTACCCCGTATAATGGTCGTTGATGATTCTTTGAGTGTCCGGAAATCTTTATCGCTGTTATTAGAAGAGGCTGGGTTTGAAACTTTATTAGCCAAAGATGGATTGGAGGCGATCGAAATTATGAATCAACAACGACCTCAGGTGATGTTAGTGGATATGGAAATGCCTCGCATGAATGGGTTAGAATTGACTGCTCACGTCCGTGCTAATCAAGCCACGCAAAAACTCCCCATTTTCATGATTACTTCGCGTACCACTGAAAAACATCGTGAACAGGCTCAACTGGCTGGAGTGAACGCTTATCTGACTAAACCTTATCAAGATGGTGAATTACTGGGTTTAATTGATAAAGCTTTGAGTGGGCAATTTTAGCGAGATTCTCCGGTTAACTTGATATGAAAACAGCAGCGAAGATAACTACACCACACCATAATCCACATCGCTATGTCTTACTCCACTTTGATGATCGCTACCTGTTTGTTCCTCAAGCGGATGTTCACGCCGTCGAAATCATTGCGGATGCCCATCTGACGCGCACCGCGACGGGTTCAGTGGGTTGGTTCGGTCACGGTAGTGAATCGCCGCTGTTTTGCTTGGATAAAGCCTTGTCACTCCTACTGGAAGTCCCTGAATCCCGAGAATATTTTGTGTTACTTAAAGCCGCAAAACAGCCATTCGGATTAACCTGTGATGAGGTAGAAAATATTGATTTACAGCGCGAACATCTTCATCGGCAAAAATTGCCGACCGTCATGAAAACCACTTTTTCGCCCATTAGCCAGTTGGTTATTTACCAAAGTCAATTAGGTTGTGTTTGTCAAGGAGCAGACTTAGTTCACTACTTAACTCAATTATCGAAGCAGTTTATGCAAGGTCGACGTTAATTTAAACCAAATATTGCCTTTCGGCTCTGACTGGAAGGAAACTGAACTATGACTGAACCGACGATTAAAACGAGCCGCGCTTGGCTATTAGATTTTGGTTATCATTTACAAGCAGCGGTTGGTTTACATGAAATGCGACAAGTTCTCATTGCACCCGAATTATTTGATGTCCCTTGTACCCCAGCCTATTGTAGTGAAGTCGTCCTCTTTCAACAACTTATCCTGCCTATTTTTGATATTCCTCGGTTACTGGTGGGTCGGCAAATTATGACAACTCGTCATGTGATAGGCGTAGCCGTTTACCAGGAAGATCCTAATCAACCGCTTCATTACGGGGGATTACATTTAATTACTACCCCAACGAGCATTTATGTCAGCGACGATCAGGTTTGTGAACTTCCGGCTCAACAACAATATTGGGAACCCTTTGCCATTTCCTGCTTTTTTCACCAAGGAATTGCCGTTCCGGTCATTAACTTAAGTTATTTGTTCTCTGCGCAATTTAACCGCCTGCAGCAAGAGAAATTCAATATTTAACATGTCTCTACTGGAACACTATTGCGGTAGCCTCTTGGGTTTAGCTACCGGAGATGCTTTAGGAACGACTTTAGAATTTCAAACGCCAGGTTCTTTCACTCCCTTAACCGATATGATTGGTGGTGGACCTTTCAATTTAAATCCGGGGCAATGGACCGGTGACACCGCGATGGCATTATGTTTAGCCGAAAGTTTAATTGAACGCCGCGAATTTGATCCCATTGATCAACTGACCCGTTATTGCCAATGGTATCGGCATGGTTATTTGAGCAGTACCGGTAAATGTTTTGATGTTGGGATGACCATTCGAGCCGCTCTGGAACGGTTTGAACGAACCAAACAACCTCACTGTGGCTCAAAAGAAACTTATTCTGCTGGGAATGGTTCTTTAATGCGGTTAGCACCGGTGCCGTTATTTTATGCCGATATACCAAGACAAGCTATTGATAAATCAGGTAAGAGTTCTAAAACAACGCACTGCACGCCCGTCGCAGTCGATGCCTGTCGATACTTTAGTGCTTTGTTGGTTGGTGCCGTCAAAGGGGTGGATAAGCTGGCTTTATTAGAGGAACGTTACAGTCCTGCGGTCGGTTATTGGGAAGCTTACCCGCTGGTCCAAGAAATTGATGCCATTGCCTGTGGTTCTTTTAAAAATAAACAGCCCCCGGATATCTGCAGTACCGGTTACGTGGTGAATTCGCTTGAAGCCGCTTTATGGGCATTTTATCACACTGAGACTTTTGAAGCCGGTGCCTTACAAGCGGTCAATTTAGGTAACGATGCGAATACGGTCGGTGCAATCTATGGTCAATTAGCGGGTGCCTTTTATGGTGAAAATGCTATTCCAAGTCATTGGCTAGAAAGATTGGCCAAACGCTATTTGATCAAAACGTATGCTATCCAACTAGCCAAAATTGGTCGAAAAATGATGGCATCCTAAGTTTAAAAAATAACCAACTTTTCCTCATTGCAAAAATAATCGTGATTTTATCTCTTGGTTTTACCCAAATGAAATACATTTTGATATCATAAGAATTTACTCGTTTTACCCAATTTAAATTTAATCTCCACAGGAGGCGTTCTAAATGAAAAAAACTAGCCTTTCTCTTGTACTCGCATTAGCAGCAACCCTAACTTCTTCCCTGGTAAAAGCGGAATATGTTTGGGGAGTGGATGCCAAAAATGAAGTCTACTTTTGGAACGGTATTAGTTGGCAAGTGGTTGAAGGTCGTTTAAAACATATCTCAGTAGGGGCAGATGGGACGGTTTGGGGAGTTAATAATAACGATGAAGTTTGGTTTTATAATGGCAATCATCAGTGGACTCGTATCCCAGGCAGTTTGAAACAAGTCGATGTGGGTAATCAACAACAGATTTGGGGAGTTGATGCTAATAATCAAGTATTTCATTGGACCGGTAGTTCATGGCAACCGGTTCCTGGTTCTTTGAAACACGTTTCAGTGGGTGCTGATGGAACCGTTTGGGGGACTAACGCGGATAATCAGATTTGGCAATACAATGGTCAAGGTTGGACCCAGATCCCAGGTGCTTTGAAGCAAATTGATGTCGGCAGTGCCCAACATATCTGGGGCACTACGGCGAATGATCATATTTATCGTTGGAGCGGTCAATTTTGGCAACGCATTGAAGGCAGTTTGAAATATATTTCAGTGGGTGCTCAAGGAACGGTTTGGGGAGTCGATGCCAACGATGGGGTATTTATTTGGACGGGTAGTAGTTGGCAACCCGTTCAAGGGAGTTTAAAACAGGTTGAATGCGCTGATTATCCACGCTAATGCTAAGTGAAAAAGAGACCAAGTTAATAACTTGGTTTCTGCAAAAATACCTGTAGATAAAAATCCATTCAGATTTGTTCTTGACAAGCCAATGAGCTAGTCATTCACGATGAAAGGCAATGAGAGTGAAGAGGGTTAGACTCGGACTCCAGCAACCTTGAACCGTTGCGGGTAGCTTCAGCATTCCGCTTTGAAGGTATTATCTCTTCTTGGGGAAGGTGCTTATTAAAATAATTAAGCCGCTGTAAGCGTTATGTAAGCAGCGAGCGTCGGATGGGTAGAGTGTAGCAAAACCTATCATTTCCAAGGGGAATAAACCTCTGCCTTAGAAATCGTTTAAGTTGATGGCCGTGATCCTACGCTCGCTAAACAGCATATGATTTACGGTTACTTTAGCCAGTTTAACGCTTGATTAGAAGTGGAAGGTCATTCCACCACCGATATATGGCGCACGGCTGGAATCGGTTTCACCGGGTTGCATTGGTGTTAGTGGTGTGCGTGCGCCAAAGTCAAAGGTGACGACCGGAACTTGCGTACAAAGGCTTTGTGCACGTTCGACCGCACTGTGTAAATTGGCGATGGCTGCAGCCAATTCAGCATAGCGCGAAGCGACCTCAATAACGGTTTCACCTTTCTGCTCAGTTGGGGCATTCTGAACGGCTTCAATGGCGCGTTTCACGCGTTCTCCAGCGCTCTGGAGACTAGTGCGCGTTGCTTCTGGCGACGGAGCGCGGCAGGTCGTGCGGGTCGTCTGAATAGTCAGACCAGCAGAAGCTTGTGGACTTGAACCAGTGACCCCGGTGATACCCGCTCGTAAACTAATACGTACTTGCGGAATACCATCGTAGGTTGCTGAGAATGAGAAGTTGCCAGCGGTTTCACCAATCAGTTTCGGCTACTCGATCCGCTTCCTGTTCATAAATATCCCCCGCCGCTCCTACCGATAACTTCGTCTGTAAACGACTTTCTAGCGGGGTATATTCCTCTTTTCTTATCATGAGGTTATTTCTAAATGCGGGGGGGAATTCTGCCGCTGGGGCGTCGGGGTGGGTTCGAGGGCTAAATTGCGGTTCTATCCAGGTTCGAGTGGATTGGTTAAGGGGTTGTTCCGGTAAGCGCTGAATTGATGTATAATATTAATATATAAACAGATTATGGACGACAGGTCATCAAGGCGTTACCAAGTAGGACAAAATAGGGAACAAAGGATGTTGTTGCCGCCGAGTATAAACGAGTATGTATCTGAAACTAACACGGTCAGGGCGATTGATGCCTACGCTAGAAAAGCTGGAAAAGCAGTTGGCCAAGCTTGAACAAGACATTAGAGAATATCTCGCGGAACTTGAAGAAAACAACCGTACTGAGCGAGACATTCCAACGGAAGATGAAGCCTTAGCGGAAAAACTTGAGCGTTTGAAAGCACGTCAAGAACAAACGCAAGCCCGACTTGAACAGAGGGGAGAAGGTGAAACACCCGTCTCGGAAACCGACCCGGACGCAAGACTATTGAGCAAACGTGGCCAAACTGTCGCCGGCTATAACGTCCAGATTGCGGTGGATTCCAAACACAAGCTCATCGGTTGCAGTGAGGTAGTCAACGATGGCAACGATACCCAACAACTCGCGCCCATGGCCATCAAAGCCAAAGAGACCTTGGAAGTCGAGCCTCTGACAGTGGATGCCGACACGGGTTATGATGACCGTGAACAAATCAAAGCTGGTGTTGATGCCGGAATTACACCCGAGGTGCCGCTTGCGGATAAAGAAGCGCAACCGCGAAAAGCAGGGCGTTTGGTGTGTTCAGAATTGACCTTTGATGCCGACAGCTACCGATGTCCGGCGGGTAATCCACTGAACCGGCAAGGTGGAAAGTACTCTGGAAATCCGCTTCAAAAGCCAGCGTATGTGCCAAAGGTGAACTACGCAAAAAATGCTTGCCGAAACAAGCCGGCTACCAACAGCTTTATCGCTGGGAGCACGAACATCTTGTTGATGAACACAAACAACGCATGAAAGAAGCTGGCACGAACACATGAAAACTCGTGCATCACTGGCCGAACACCCCTTCGGCTGTTGGACAAAGTGCGGGCCAAAATGAACTTGCCGGTATTGACCTACAATTTTAAACGGGTGTTGAACCTCATTGGGATGAGTGCGCTTAAAAAATACCTAAAACAAAGGATAAGGGCCTATAAGGGCCATAAATCCCTCTTTTTGGACAAATATACACATCAAAACTGGCATTTTGGAGCTTATTTTGATGTTTTTGTTTTTTCCCATGCCTCAAGGAGTTGTAAAAAACGGGTGACCGGCGGCTTCTTTTACAGTCTCGGAGCTTGGGAACGAGCCAAAGCCAGGTAGCCAGGTAGGGTGGGCAAAAGCGAAGCGTTGCCCACCATTTCCCCTCAGAGTGGTGGGCAAACCACAAAACGTTTGCCCACCCTACCTTGTAGACAGTTTATTTAACTAACCATAATTCCACTTCCGCTGTCATTTCACGGATTTTTACCCAAGTCGGTGCGACCGGTTGGCCTTTGAGTAGCGGCAGTTGGCCGAGTAAGCCGACGCAATTCCATTCCGGGCGGTCTTGGCGGGGAATGTAGGTTTGGGTGGCGTTGTATTGGGGATTGAGTTTGGGAATTTTGACGGTGGTCGTCCGACCGGAACTCACCCACACCGGTTGACCTTGTTCGTCTCGCGCTTCTTCTTCGACTGGGTAGGTTTCCATGACGGGAAGGCGGTGTTTGCCAATGAGGTTCTCGCCTTTGTCGTCGTAGAGGTCGAATTCGTTGAATTGGGGTTCGTCGATTTCTCGGGTCTGATTTTCAGTAATCGTTTTTTGGCGATAGCGGCCATTTTCTAAAACAACTTCAGTACGAGTGACGGCTTCAGTAATCGTTTTTTTCAGCGTTTGTTGGCGTTCTTTAGTGACGAGGATTTTTTTGGGGATCATTTCTTCCTGTTGATGTTGGTCAACGAGGGGAGCGCCCAATTCATTTTGTAAATATTTTTTAGGCCATTCGGTGTAAACGCCACCCACGACCATCGGGTTAGCGGAGATGATGCCGATGGGGATTTCACCAGTTTTGGCGGGTCGAATTTTGCCGCTGTCAAGGACGACTGCAGTACCGGCGGGAATTTCTTTACCGCTGAGGGATTCAAAGTATTCGGCGTAGTCGGCGGTGTGGCCATTTAGCTTGCCATTGATGAAAGTATCGCCATTCACGTAAAGGTCGTAGATAGAGGGGTCATTAGTATTAATACCGACACCATTGGCAGCGTGGATGAGGAATTGGTAGGAATTGGTAGATTGAAACGGGCGCGGAGAAAGAGGCAAAGGAATCGGTGCCGCCGTCGCTGAAAGAGAAAGTCTTGGTAATATCGACCCCCAATTCCCATCAGAATAAACAAAGCTGTAATTGTGGCCTGTTTTAACTTCAGCGAGATATCCCAGCGCGGTGGAAACAGAGCCACTGGCAGTAGTACTCAATCCCATCGCGGTGGAATAGTCGCCACTAGCAGTGCTGCCGGATCCCATCACGGTGGAATAGCCGCCACTAGCGGTGGTGCTTTGTCCCAGCGCGGTGGAAACGTAGCCACTAGCGGTAGTTTCTTTTCCCATCGCAGTAGAATAGTAGTTACTAGCGGTGGTTTGATATCCCATCGCAGTAGAATAGTAGTTACTAGCGGTGGTTTGATATCCCAGCGCGGTGGAACGGTCACCACTGGCGGTAGTGCTTAATCCCATCGCGGTGGAATAGGTGCCACTGGCGGTGGTGCTAACTCCCAGTGCGGTGGAAGAGTCGCCACTGGCGGTAGTGCTATTTCCTAGCGCGGTGGAAACGGCACCACTGGCGGTAGTGCTATTTC
Encoded here:
- a CDS encoding ADP-ribosylglycohydrolase, with amino-acid sequence MSLLEHYCGSLLGLATGDALGTTLEFQTPGSFTPLTDMIGGGPFNLNPGQWTGDTAMALCLAESLIERREFDPIDQLTRYCQWYRHGYLSSTGKCFDVGMTIRAALERFERTKQPHCGSKETYSAGNGSLMRLAPVPLFYADIPRQAIDKSGKSSKTTHCTPVAVDACRYFSALLVGAVKGVDKLALLEERYSPAVGYWEAYPLVQEIDAIACGSFKNKQPPDICSTGYVVNSLEAALWAFYHTETFEAGALQAVNLGNDANTVGAIYGQLAGAFYGENAIPSHWLERLAKRYLIKTYAIQLAKIGRKMMAS
- a CDS encoding beta-propeller repeat TECPR, with product MKKTSLSLVLALAATLTSSLVKAEYVWGVDAKNEVYFWNGISWQVVEGRLKHISVGADGTVWGVNNNDEVWFYNGNHQWTRIPGSLKQVDVGNQQQIWGVDANNQVFHWTGSSWQPVPGSLKHVSVGADGTVWGTNADNQIWQYNGQGWTQIPGALKQIDVGSAQHIWGTTANDHIYRWSGQFWQRIEGSLKYISVGAQGTVWGVDANDGVFIWTGSSWQPVQGSLKQVECADYPR
- a CDS encoding transposase IS4 gives rise to the protein MPTLEKLEKQLAKLEQDIREYLAELEENNRTERDIPTEDEALAEKLERLKARQEQTQARLEQRGEGETPVSETDPDARLLSKRGQTVAGYNVQIAVDSKHKLIGCSEVVNDGNDTQQLAPMAIKAKETLEVEPLTVDADTGYDDREQIKAGVDAGITPEVPLADKEAQPRKAGRLVCSELTFDADSYRCPAGNPLNRQGGKYSGNPLQKPAYVPKVNYAKNACRNKPATNSFIAGSTNILLMNTNNA